Proteins found in one Syngnathus acus chromosome 9, fSynAcu1.2, whole genome shotgun sequence genomic segment:
- the LOC119126628 gene encoding beta-crystallin B3-like: MAQPHQRPSGFEKGQRHFLADRRSGGAIGRMSEQQGAPEQLAAGKSQGGAGATYKVVLFEFENFQGSKAEFSAECQDVLEKGLQKVASVIVECGPWVAYDRHGFTGEQFILEKGQYPRWDTWTNSQNSYSLLSLKPLKLDSADHKIHLFENPGFTGRKLEIIDDDVPSLWGHGFQDRVASVKALNGTWVGYMYPGYRGRQFIFELGDFKHWNDWHAPVPQIQSVRRVRDMQWHKTGCFSAVDPAPAPTPDPDPAPAPPVPSTKGGSS; encoded by the exons TGGAGGAGCAATTGGAAGAATGTCAGAACAGCAGGGTGCCCCGGAGCAGCTGGCTGCAGGAAAGAGCCAGGGTGGAGCCGGAGCCACATACAAG GTGGTGCTGTTTGAATTTGAGAACTTTCAGGGAAGCAAAGCTGAGTTCTCAGCAGAGTGTCAAGATGTACTCGAGAAAGGCCTCCAGAAGGTTGCCTCGGTGATAGTAGAATGTGGGCC ATGGGTGGCTTATGATCGTCACGGCTTCACGGGGGAACAATTTATTCTGGAGAAAGGCCAGTACCCTCGCTGGGACACTTGGACCAACAGTCAGAACAGCTACTCCCTCTTGTCCCTAAAGCCACTCAAGTTG GATAGTGCTGACCACAAGATACACTTGTTTGAGAACCCCGGCTTTACAGGTAGAAAGCTGGAAATTATTGACGATGACGTTCCCAGTTTGTGGGGCCACGGTTTTCAGGATCGCGTAGCAAGTGTCAAAGCTCTCAATGGAAC ATGGGTTGGCTACATGTACCCAGGCTACAGGGGGCGCCAGTTTATCTTTGAACTAGGGGATTTCAAGCACTGGAATGACTGGCACGCCCCCGTGCCCCAGATCCAGTCTGTCCGACGCGTGCGGGACATGCAGTGGCACAAGACGGGCTGCTTCTCTGCTGTAGATCCGGCTCCAGCTCCCACTCCAGACCCTGACCCTGCTCCAGCACCACCTGTTCCTTCTACCAAAGGTGGATCCAGCTGA